The Dyella caseinilytica genome has a window encoding:
- a CDS encoding TetR/AcrR family transcriptional regulator, which produces MSTRSKTAPVVTTAPESPRRAADRIRDTAFDLFYREGIRAVGVEEIVTRAGVTKPSLYRAYESKDELIADYLRDYDQRFCQRFEAPAVDHPDDPKAQLLAYLDRLAVRASADGYRGCGLTNAVIEYPDHAHPAHRVAVESKQALRERLREMCRAMQARDPDELADSLLLLIEGSYVSGQTFGEGGPARMLGTAARRLIDAAL; this is translated from the coding sequence ATGTCCACGCGCTCCAAAACCGCACCAGTTGTAACCACTGCCCCGGAATCGCCGCGCCGCGCGGCAGACCGCATCCGCGATACCGCTTTCGACCTGTTCTATCGCGAAGGCATCCGCGCCGTCGGTGTGGAGGAAATCGTCACTCGCGCCGGGGTCACCAAGCCCAGCTTGTATCGCGCCTACGAATCAAAAGACGAGTTGATCGCCGATTACCTGCGCGATTACGACCAACGCTTCTGCCAGCGCTTCGAGGCGCCGGCCGTTGATCACCCCGATGATCCCAAGGCGCAATTGCTCGCCTACCTGGACAGGCTCGCCGTGCGCGCCAGCGCCGATGGTTACCGTGGCTGTGGCCTGACCAACGCCGTTATCGAATATCCCGATCATGCTCACCCAGCCCACCGGGTGGCCGTGGAGAGCAAGCAGGCCCTGCGTGAACGCCTGCGCGAGATGTGCCGGGCGATGCAAGCACGCGATCCGGATGAGCTTGCCGACAGCCTGTTGCTGCTGATCGAGGGCAGTTATGTATCGGGGCAGACGTTCGGCGAAGGTGGACCGGCCCGCATGCTGGGTACCGCCGCGCGCCGATTGATTGATGCGGCCCTGTAG
- a CDS encoding RES family NAD+ phosphorylase, producing MPTDTPPIRRIRWNQAYRIVPSRFPPAGLFDRIADPADLEAVFALEALTNPRLREEANTLRLIPKDRRISGPGSTPVMAAFTHLNPEGSRFSDGTWGVFYAARNVITAVEETVYHRERFLAATAEPACDIEMRCYRTSVDCKLHDIRGGWPAAHDADSYVASVKLARELRQAESNGIVYDSVRHQGGECLAAFYPDVVAPCTQAQHLIYRWDGKHIAKVLEVSEMKRAGL from the coding sequence ATGCCTACCGACACGCCCCCCATTCGACGCATCCGCTGGAATCAGGCCTATCGCATCGTGCCGAGTCGGTTTCCGCCCGCCGGATTATTCGATCGCATCGCCGATCCCGCCGATCTGGAGGCAGTGTTCGCGCTTGAGGCATTAACCAATCCGCGCCTGCGCGAAGAGGCCAATACGCTGCGCCTCATTCCCAAGGACCGCCGCATCAGTGGGCCGGGCTCGACGCCGGTGATGGCCGCGTTTACGCACCTCAATCCGGAAGGTAGCCGCTTTTCCGACGGCACGTGGGGCGTGTTCTACGCGGCGCGCAATGTGATCACGGCGGTAGAAGAAACGGTCTATCACCGCGAACGCTTTCTCGCCGCGACCGCCGAGCCGGCCTGCGACATTGAGATGCGTTGCTACCGCACCAGCGTCGACTGCAAATTGCACGATATCCGTGGCGGTTGGCCGGCGGCGCACGATGCCGACAGCTACGTGGCCAGCGTGAAGCTGGCGCGCGAACTGCGGCAGGCCGAATCCAATGGCATCGTCTACGACAGCGTGCGGCATCAGGGCGGCGAATGCCTGGCCGCGTTCTATCCCGATGTGGTTGCACCCTGCACACAAGCGCAGCATTTGATCTATCGCTGGGATGGCAAGCACATCGCCAAAGTGCTGGAAGTAAGCGAAATGAAGCGCGCGGGACTGTAA
- a CDS encoding MFS transporter yields the protein MTIQRHRPFGQNYAFIVVAVVFLALLASAGMRATPGVLMLPLGRAFGWSRDDISSAAAVGILLYGLMGPFAAALMQRFGIRHVLVTALVVMTAAAASSALMTRPWHLLLTWGVLSGAGTGCVAVVLGATVVGRWFSTHRGLMMGLLTASTATGTLIFLPGLAAIAEYAGWRSVVLTIAAVCAALVPLVLWLLPERPADIGLTRYGAQAEEPADAGSSSGNLFAITLGVLHRASKRGVFWLLFATFFVCGFTTNGLIGTHFIAMCGDHGIPEVRAAGVLAMMGLFDLFGTTASGWLTDRFDPRKLLFAYYGLRGLSLIYLPYSDFSLYSLSLFGIFYGLDWIATVPPTLRLTTDAFGDRDAPIVFGWVVAGHQVGAAVAAFMAGVLRVQLGSYLAPFVIAGATGVVAAFLALRIQRRDQRNDENASLTVAGESA from the coding sequence ATGACTATACAACGCCATCGGCCCTTCGGCCAAAACTATGCCTTCATCGTGGTCGCCGTGGTGTTCCTGGCCTTGTTGGCTTCGGCCGGCATGCGCGCCACGCCCGGCGTACTGATGCTGCCGCTGGGCCGCGCGTTCGGCTGGAGTCGGGACGATATTTCGTCTGCCGCCGCGGTCGGCATCCTGCTGTACGGGCTGATGGGGCCGTTCGCCGCCGCGTTGATGCAACGCTTCGGTATCCGGCACGTGCTGGTCACCGCGCTGGTGGTGATGACGGCAGCTGCCGCGTCCAGCGCACTGATGACGCGTCCCTGGCATCTGCTGCTGACCTGGGGCGTACTTTCGGGCGCCGGCACCGGCTGCGTGGCGGTAGTGCTGGGTGCCACGGTGGTGGGGCGCTGGTTCAGTACGCACCGCGGCCTGATGATGGGCCTGCTTACCGCCAGCACGGCTACCGGCACGTTGATTTTCTTGCCCGGCCTTGCCGCGATCGCCGAGTACGCCGGCTGGCGATCGGTGGTGCTCACCATCGCCGCCGTCTGCGCGGCGCTGGTGCCGCTGGTGCTGTGGCTGCTGCCCGAACGCCCGGCCGATATCGGCCTGACCCGTTATGGCGCGCAGGCGGAGGAGCCCGCGGATGCCGGTTCGTCATCGGGCAACCTTTTCGCGATCACGCTGGGTGTACTGCATCGCGCGAGCAAGCGCGGCGTGTTCTGGTTGTTGTTCGCCACGTTCTTTGTCTGCGGCTTCACCACCAACGGGCTGATCGGTACGCATTTCATCGCGATGTGCGGCGATCACGGCATCCCGGAAGTGCGTGCCGCCGGCGTACTGGCGATGATGGGCTTGTTCGACCTGTTCGGCACGACCGCATCGGGCTGGCTCACCGATCGCTTCGACCCGCGCAAGCTGCTGTTCGCCTATTACGGTTTGCGGGGACTCTCGCTGATCTATCTGCCGTATTCGGATTTTTCGCTCTACAGCTTGTCGCTGTTCGGCATCTTCTACGGCCTGGACTGGATTGCCACGGTGCCGCCCACGCTGCGGCTGACGACGGACGCGTTCGGAGATCGCGACGCACCCATCGTGTTCGGCTGGGTGGTGGCGGGGCATCAAGTCGGGGCGGCCGTCGCCGCCTTCATGGCCGGTGTGCTGCGCGTGCAGCTGGGCAGCTATCTCGCGCCGTTCGTGATTGCCGGTGCCACCGGCGTGGTGGCAGCGTTTCTGGCGCTGCGCATCCAGCGCCGCGATCAGCGCAACGATGAGAATGCATCGCTCACGGTCGCAGGCGAAAGCGCCTGA
- a CDS encoding SulP family inorganic anion transporter, translating to MSATSSRPAFNVVDLLAGLAIAGLLVPEAVAYSGIAGMPPQAGVIALFIGLICYGLLGTSRYAIVSSTSSSAAVLAAGTLALAGNAVIARAAIAETLVLFGGICFLIAGFARLGGLSHLIARPVLRGYTFGLAVVIALKQLPHLGGWPDLHGDFVPLLIKDLVQTSNQVHAVTLGTGLLALALLFVCERVRRLPGSLLVIALGVIASPWLAARGVPLTGAIHLHMNLAMPTWPSGDQWLPSVELAAALLLILYAESYSSIRGFALKHNDPVEPNRDLLVLGVANVLCGLLQGMPVGAGYSGTSANEAAGAQSRLAGLVAGATVLLMVLLLLRWIERIPLAVLAAIVIHAVSKSWRLSVFRPYLQWKRDRLLALASVVAVLSLGILNGLLVAIAFSLIMLLRQLAAARLSVLGRLADGHDFVDIAQHPDAVEPKGILILRPEEPLFFANAESVMSLARKQVTQRAGLKQVILSLEESPDLDSTVLESLSDFSSWLQSLNIGLHVARLKDETRDLLLRAALPQLSPQALNNWSVEDAVSALAGASSST from the coding sequence ATGAGTGCCACGTCGTCCCGTCCCGCATTCAACGTGGTGGACCTGCTGGCAGGTCTGGCGATTGCCGGTTTGCTGGTGCCCGAAGCGGTAGCGTACTCGGGCATCGCCGGCATGCCGCCGCAGGCGGGCGTGATCGCGCTGTTCATTGGCCTGATCTGCTACGGCTTGCTGGGTACCAGCCGCTACGCCATCGTTTCGTCCACGTCGTCATCGGCAGCGGTGTTGGCAGCTGGCACGCTGGCGTTGGCCGGCAATGCAGTGATCGCGCGCGCGGCGATTGCCGAAACCCTGGTGCTGTTCGGCGGCATCTGTTTCCTCATTGCGGGGTTTGCGCGACTGGGCGGCCTGTCGCATCTCATCGCCCGTCCGGTACTGCGCGGTTACACCTTTGGCCTGGCCGTCGTAATTGCGCTGAAGCAGCTGCCGCATCTGGGCGGATGGCCGGATCTGCACGGCGACTTCGTGCCGTTGTTGATCAAAGATCTGGTACAGACCTCCAACCAGGTGCACGCAGTGACGCTTGGTACCGGCTTGCTGGCGCTGGCGCTGTTGTTTGTTTGCGAGCGCGTGCGACGCTTGCCGGGCAGCCTGCTGGTGATCGCTTTAGGCGTGATCGCTTCCCCTTGGCTGGCCGCACGTGGGGTGCCGTTGACGGGCGCCATTCATCTGCACATGAATCTCGCCATGCCCACCTGGCCATCCGGTGATCAGTGGCTACCGAGTGTCGAGCTTGCCGCTGCGCTGCTGCTGATTCTCTACGCGGAGTCCTACAGTTCGATCCGCGGTTTTGCGCTCAAGCACAACGATCCCGTTGAGCCGAATCGCGATCTGCTGGTGTTGGGTGTGGCCAACGTATTGTGCGGTCTGCTGCAAGGCATGCCGGTCGGCGCCGGTTATTCGGGCACCTCGGCCAACGAAGCGGCGGGTGCGCAATCGCGTCTGGCAGGCCTGGTAGCGGGTGCCACCGTGTTGCTGATGGTTCTGCTGTTGTTGCGCTGGATCGAACGCATTCCACTGGCAGTGCTGGCAGCCATCGTGATTCACGCGGTAAGTAAATCGTGGCGGCTTTCGGTGTTCCGCCCGTACCTGCAATGGAAGCGTGATCGTCTGCTGGCGCTGGCTTCTGTGGTGGCCGTGTTGTCGCTGGGCATTCTCAATGGTTTGCTGGTGGCGATTGCCTTCAGCCTGATCATGCTGCTGCGCCAGCTCGCCGCCGCGCGCCTGAGCGTGCTGGGCAGACTCGCCGATGGGCATGATTTCGTGGATATCGCGCAACATCCGGATGCGGTGGAGCCAAAGGGCATCCTGATCCTACGTCCGGAAGAGCCGCTGTTTTTCGCCAACGCCGAGTCGGTGATGAGCCTGGCGCGCAAGCAAGTGACGCAACGCGCCGGCCTCAAGCAGGTGATCCTCAGTCTGGAGGAATCTCCTGATCTCGACAGCACGGTGCTGGAATCGCTCAGCGATTTTTCGAGCTGGCTGCAATCACTGAACATCGGCCTGCACGTCGCGCGCCTGAAGGACGAGACGCGCGACTTGCTGTTGCGCGCCGCCCTGCCCCAGCTTTCGCCACAGGCACTCAACAACTGGAGCGTGGAAGATGCCGTGTCGGCATTGGCCGGCGCGTCCTCGTCTACATAG
- a CDS encoding DUF885 domain-containing protein, with translation MAMGLVLAMPAMAQQDADAHFRQIYQQEWAWRTGQSGISASGESQPNNGRLDQVDAKSQEERLDYWQKVMSQLDAIDVKQLTPADQVNYAVYREQIRNFIADQQFKQWQMPFNSDSAFWSELDDDLGSDGLRTETDYRHYVDRLGEVSAYFDQQIANMRAGLKRGFSVPRAVLNGRDVSIASVADAKDPTQTSFYAPLQHMPSNIPAATAAAIQADAREKISKDVIPAYANLLTFFRNEYVPQARNTLAAEALPDGKAYYRQQIREYTTLDLDPDTIHKIGLEQVAKIHAEMLQTMQETGFKGSFADFLHFLRTDPQFYAKTPQELLDKSAWVAKEVDGQVGRFFGHLPRERFTIQPVPDDIAPYYTSGRGGPDVYLVNTYDLPSRPLYNMPALTLHESYPGHALQLELAEEEHDQPAFRRNGYISAYGEGWGLYSEYLGNEMGIYKTPYQRFGFLTYQMWRACRLVVDTGIHHLGWTRQQAIDFMTQNTALSDREIANEIDRYISWPGQALSYELGYLKILELRAKAEKALGPKFDIRAFHDTILSTGSVPLPVLEQRIDRFIAEGGPEPDFGSDGLKAAKTAP, from the coding sequence ATGGCCATGGGTTTGGTGTTGGCCATGCCGGCGATGGCACAGCAGGATGCTGACGCACACTTCAGGCAGATCTACCAACAGGAATGGGCTTGGCGCACGGGCCAGTCTGGCATCAGCGCGTCGGGCGAGTCGCAACCCAACAATGGCCGGCTCGACCAGGTCGACGCGAAAAGCCAAGAGGAGCGCCTGGATTACTGGCAGAAAGTGATGAGCCAGCTCGACGCCATCGACGTCAAGCAACTGACCCCGGCTGACCAAGTGAATTATGCGGTTTACCGCGAGCAGATCCGCAACTTCATCGCCGACCAGCAATTCAAGCAGTGGCAGATGCCATTCAACAGCGACTCCGCGTTCTGGAGCGAGCTGGATGACGATCTCGGCAGCGACGGTTTGCGCACGGAAACCGACTATCGCCACTATGTCGACCGGCTCGGCGAAGTGTCGGCGTATTTCGATCAGCAGATTGCCAACATGCGTGCTGGTCTGAAGCGCGGTTTCAGCGTGCCACGCGCTGTGTTGAATGGCCGCGATGTATCGATCGCCTCCGTCGCTGACGCGAAGGATCCTACGCAGACCTCGTTCTACGCGCCGTTGCAGCACATGCCATCGAACATTCCCGCTGCGACCGCGGCAGCGATTCAGGCCGATGCGCGCGAGAAAATCAGCAAGGACGTGATTCCTGCTTACGCGAATCTGCTCACCTTCTTCCGCAACGAATACGTGCCGCAAGCCCGCAACACGCTGGCTGCCGAAGCGCTGCCCGATGGCAAGGCGTATTACCGCCAGCAGATCCGCGAATACACCACGCTTGATCTGGATCCGGACACCATCCACAAGATCGGCCTGGAGCAGGTCGCCAAGATCCACGCGGAAATGCTGCAAACCATGCAGGAGACCGGCTTCAAAGGCAGCTTTGCGGACTTCCTGCACTTCCTGCGCACCGATCCGCAGTTCTACGCCAAGACGCCGCAGGAGCTGCTCGACAAGAGTGCCTGGGTCGCCAAGGAAGTGGATGGCCAGGTCGGTAGATTCTTCGGGCATCTGCCGCGCGAACGTTTCACCATCCAGCCGGTGCCGGACGATATTGCGCCGTACTACACGTCGGGTCGCGGCGGTCCGGACGTCTATCTGGTCAATACCTACGATCTGCCATCGCGCCCGCTCTACAACATGCCGGCGCTGACCTTGCACGAGTCCTATCCCGGCCACGCGCTGCAACTGGAATTGGCGGAAGAAGAACATGACCAGCCTGCCTTCCGTCGCAACGGATACATCTCCGCCTACGGCGAAGGCTGGGGCCTGTATTCGGAATATCTCGGCAACGAAATGGGCATCTACAAGACGCCCTACCAGCGCTTCGGTTTCCTCACCTACCAGATGTGGCGCGCCTGCCGCCTGGTGGTCGACACCGGCATCCATCACCTGGGCTGGACGCGTCAGCAGGCGATCGATTTCATGACGCAGAACACCGCCCTCTCCGATCGCGAAATCGCCAACGAAATCGACCGCTACATCAGCTGGCCGGGGCAGGCGCTGTCGTACGAATTGGGCTATCTCAAAATCTTGGAGTTGCGCGCCAAAGCGGAAAAAGCGCTGGGACCGAAGTTCGATATCCGCGCTTTTCACGACACGATTCTGTCGACTGGTTCCGTGCCATTGCCGGTGCTGGAGCAGCGGATCGATCGGTTTATCGCGGAAGGTGGGCCGGAGCCGGATTTTGGCTCTGACGGCCTAAAAGCCGCTAAGACGGCACCTTGA
- a CDS encoding Lrp/AsnC family transcriptional regulator, whose product MVELDRTDLRILAVLQGEGRITNAELAERVSLSPSACLRRLQRLEGEGILTGYTAQLDPEAVGLGLQAFVRVQLTKHEAEAIERFVQHVNTWDEVVACYALTGDMDYLMHIYVADLQHFSRFLLDRLLNASGVADVNSSFVLRTVKRSAALPLSQLER is encoded by the coding sequence ATGGTCGAGCTGGATCGTACCGACTTGCGCATCCTCGCCGTGCTGCAGGGCGAAGGGCGCATCACCAACGCGGAGCTGGCTGAGCGGGTCAGCCTGTCACCCTCCGCTTGCCTGCGGCGGCTGCAGCGACTGGAAGGCGAGGGCATCCTCACCGGCTATACGGCGCAATTGGATCCGGAGGCCGTCGGGCTGGGCCTGCAGGCTTTTGTGCGCGTGCAACTGACCAAACACGAGGCCGAAGCCATCGAGCGCTTTGTCCAGCACGTCAATACCTGGGACGAAGTGGTGGCCTGCTACGCGCTTACCGGCGACATGGACTACCTGATGCACATCTACGTCGCCGACCTGCAGCATTTCTCGCGTTTCCTGCTGGATCGCCTGCTTAATGCCTCGGGCGTGGCCGATGTGAATTCAAGCTTTGTGTTGCGCACGGTGAAACGTTCCGCCGCGCTCCCGCTGAGCCAACTGGAGCGTTGA
- a CDS encoding MbcA/ParS/Xre antitoxin family protein, which yields MTAYPVPRTEPTKGLGGPALRSFFKLADLWKLRISEQRKLLGDPPESTFYKWKRHQDGVLGRDTLERISYLLGIYKALQILFPNPEQADTWLHRPNQSMLFGGHSALERMLSGNVADLYVVRQYLDAQRGGH from the coding sequence ATGACAGCTTATCCCGTGCCCCGAACCGAGCCGACTAAAGGCTTGGGCGGTCCTGCCCTTCGCAGCTTCTTCAAGCTGGCGGATCTGTGGAAGTTGCGCATTTCAGAGCAGCGCAAGTTGCTGGGCGATCCGCCCGAATCCACGTTCTACAAGTGGAAGCGCCACCAGGATGGCGTGCTGGGGCGCGACACGCTGGAGCGCATCAGTTATCTGCTCGGTATCTACAAGGCGCTGCAGATTCTTTTCCCCAATCCCGAACAAGCCGATACGTGGCTGCACAGGCCGAACCAGTCGATGCTGTTCGGCGGGCATTCGGCGCTGGAGCGTATGCTCTCCGGCAACGTCGCCGACCTGTATGTGGTGCGGCAATATCTGGACGCGCAGCGCGGCGGTCACTAA
- a CDS encoding lysophospholipid acyltransferase family protein, protein MSIEAVSTPDRDLLRPLRYLWRVPLLLLHVVLGIMLCGFVLTWNRHAVMKNGREPFTHRMIRAWSRGLMRIFGLRSVRVGKPLPDAVLFVANHTSWIDIELLHSQRAACFVAKAEIASWPLVGWLAASGGTIFHRRGNNHSLAAVMQVMVDRLREGRSVAVFPEGGTGHNGVLKVFHARIFQAALDAEVPVQPVALRFARDGKRQIDAGFRDNENFLQNFLRMLGGAPMDAEVHFLEQVPVSQDGRRRMADLARERIAMALEDRTA, encoded by the coding sequence ATGAGTATCGAAGCCGTTTCTACCCCGGACCGAGACCTGCTACGCCCGCTACGTTATCTGTGGCGCGTACCCCTGCTGCTGCTGCACGTCGTGCTCGGCATCATGCTGTGCGGGTTCGTCCTCACTTGGAACCGCCATGCGGTGATGAAGAACGGGCGCGAGCCTTTCACGCATCGCATGATCCGCGCCTGGTCCAGAGGTCTGATGCGCATCTTCGGATTGCGCTCAGTGCGCGTGGGCAAGCCGTTGCCCGATGCGGTGCTGTTTGTCGCCAATCACACCTCGTGGATCGACATCGAGCTGCTGCACAGCCAGCGTGCTGCGTGCTTTGTCGCCAAGGCCGAGATCGCCAGCTGGCCGCTGGTCGGGTGGCTGGCCGCCAGCGGCGGCACCATTTTCCATCGCCGTGGTAATAACCATTCGCTCGCCGCGGTGATGCAGGTGATGGTCGACCGCCTGCGCGAGGGCCGTTCTGTCGCCGTGTTCCCGGAAGGCGGCACAGGTCATAACGGCGTCCTGAAGGTTTTCCACGCGCGCATCTTCCAGGCCGCACTGGATGCGGAAGTGCCTGTGCAACCGGTAGCCTTGCGCTTCGCGCGCGACGGCAAGCGGCAGATCGACGCCGGTTTCCGCGACAACGAAAACTTCCTGCAGAATTTCCTGCGCATGCTCGGCGGTGCGCCGATGGATGCGGAAGTGCACTTTCTGGAACAGGTGCCGGTCAGCCAGGATGGCCGACGCCGTATGGCAGATCTAGCGCGCGAGCGCATCGCCATGGCGCTTGAGGACCGAACGGCATGA
- a CDS encoding SGNH/GDSL hydrolase family protein — protein MKILLSLLLALTSCVICAGESPHSYWNPAIAAFEASDRANPPPQGAVLFIGSSSIEHWKSVAADFPEVKVINRGFGGSELGDSTYFADRIVAPYHPRAIVLYAGDNDLYYGHTPQQVRDDFAAFVSKVRSFDPGVPVAFVSIKPSVARQSLLSQIKQTNDLVRAYAATQKGVTYIDVFTPMLGADSQPQQKWFGPDGLHMNRSGYALWIGILKPWVDAHAR, from the coding sequence ATGAAAATCCTGCTATCGCTGTTGCTTGCCCTCACGTCATGCGTTATCTGCGCGGGCGAATCCCCTCATTCGTACTGGAATCCCGCGATCGCTGCGTTCGAAGCTTCTGATCGTGCCAATCCGCCACCGCAAGGTGCAGTACTTTTTATCGGCAGTTCGTCGATCGAACACTGGAAATCGGTCGCCGCTGATTTTCCGGAAGTGAAAGTGATCAATCGCGGTTTCGGCGGTTCCGAACTGGGCGATTCCACCTATTTCGCCGACCGTATCGTGGCGCCCTATCACCCACGCGCCATCGTCTTGTATGCGGGCGACAATGACCTCTATTACGGCCACACGCCACAGCAGGTGCGCGACGATTTCGCCGCATTCGTAAGCAAGGTGCGTTCGTTCGACCCTGGCGTGCCGGTCGCGTTCGTGTCGATCAAACCCAGCGTGGCCCGCCAGTCACTGCTGTCGCAAATCAAGCAGACCAACGATCTGGTACGCGCGTATGCGGCCACGCAAAAGGGCGTGACCTATATCGATGTGTTTACGCCGATGCTGGGTGCGGATAGTCAGCCGCAGCAGAAATGGTTCGGGCCCGATGGCTTGCACATGAACCGCAGCGGTTATGCGTTGTGGATCGGGATCCTCAAGCCGTGGGTGGATGCGCACGCGCGTTGA
- a CDS encoding YheT family hydrolase, whose product MLSSSGVRRSLLPRSAYKVLEGAEPVMVDGGEGVRLTGAYTAQKTQPASRGLAVLFHGWEGSVDSTYVLQTGSRLLDDGWDIFRLNFRDHGESHSLNEALFHSCRLDEVVHAMGDIARRWPSRSLALAGFSLGGNFALRVAMKAPEAGIPLSYALAVCPIIDPSEGLFSLEESAPWFYQAYFMNKWRHSLRAKQAAFPHREYFELQELKQNLRGLTEALVLRHTDFGSLQAYLDGYSVAGSALANMQIPTTILTARDDPVIPVDAFEKLELPSNVELDISPYGGHCGFIRGWDMTSFCDDYIAARFNAIAHAAA is encoded by the coding sequence ATGCTTTCTTCCAGCGGCGTGCGTCGCTCGCTGCTGCCGCGTAGCGCCTACAAGGTGCTTGAAGGCGCCGAGCCGGTAATGGTGGATGGCGGGGAGGGCGTCCGGCTCACCGGCGCCTACACCGCACAAAAAACACAACCCGCCTCGCGTGGTCTGGCCGTGCTGTTTCATGGCTGGGAAGGCAGCGTCGATTCCACCTACGTATTGCAAACCGGCAGCCGGCTGTTGGACGACGGTTGGGATATTTTCCGGCTCAATTTCCGCGACCATGGCGAGAGCCATTCGCTCAACGAAGCGTTGTTTCATTCCTGTCGATTGGATGAAGTCGTGCATGCCATGGGCGACATCGCTCGTCGCTGGCCATCGCGCTCACTGGCGTTGGCAGGCTTCTCGCTGGGTGGCAATTTCGCGTTGCGCGTTGCGATGAAGGCACCCGAGGCCGGCATTCCACTGAGTTATGCGCTGGCGGTGTGCCCGATCATTGATCCCAGTGAAGGCCTGTTTTCGCTGGAAGAATCGGCACCCTGGTTCTACCAGGCCTATTTCATGAACAAATGGCGCCACTCGTTGCGCGCCAAGCAGGCGGCATTTCCGCATCGCGAATATTTCGAGCTGCAGGAATTAAAACAAAATCTGCGCGGCCTGACCGAAGCATTGGTGCTGCGTCATACCGACTTTGGCTCACTGCAGGCTTATCTGGACGGCTATTCGGTAGCGGGCAGCGCGTTAGCCAATATGCAGATTCCAACCACCATTCTGACGGCGCGCGACGATCCGGTGATTCCGGTCGATGCCTTCGAAAAGCTCGAGCTGCCCAGCAACGTCGAACTGGATATCTCCCCGTACGGCGGTCATTGCGGCTTTATCCGCGGATGGGACATGACGAGCTTCTGCGACGACTATATTGCGGCACGTTTCAACGCGATCGCGCACGCCGCTGCGTAA
- the phhA gene encoding phenylalanine 4-monooxygenase: MDTNTPRRVEHQQTDRGYVPVYATGVVEQPWESYSRTDHEVWDTLYKRQRELLPGRACKEFMAGVERFGLGDGGIPKFSELNKVLGEATGWELVAVEGLLPDEVFFDHLANRRFPVSWWIRKPEQLDYLSEPDLFHDLFGHVPLLLNPIFADYMQAYGRGGMKAFAIGADALMNLTRLYWYTVEFGLINTDEGMRIYGAGIVSSKGESIYCLDSHAPNRIGFGLERVMSTRYRIDTYQQTYFVIDSFEQLFDATRPDFTPIYEKLKPLAAHAAADVLESDRVFNRGTREGFATDADA, from the coding sequence ATGGATACCAACACCCCGCGCCGAGTCGAACACCAGCAAACCGATCGCGGCTATGTGCCGGTGTATGCCACGGGTGTGGTGGAACAGCCCTGGGAGTCCTACAGCCGCACTGATCACGAGGTCTGGGACACGCTGTACAAGCGCCAGCGCGAGCTGTTGCCCGGACGCGCCTGCAAGGAATTCATGGCGGGCGTGGAGCGTTTCGGCCTGGGTGACGGTGGCATTCCGAAGTTTTCCGAGCTCAACAAGGTGCTCGGCGAGGCCACCGGCTGGGAGCTGGTCGCCGTCGAAGGCCTGCTGCCGGATGAAGTGTTTTTCGATCATCTGGCCAATCGCCGCTTCCCGGTGAGCTGGTGGATCCGCAAACCGGAACAGCTCGACTACCTCAGCGAGCCCGACCTGTTCCACGACCTGTTCGGCCATGTGCCACTGCTGCTCAACCCGATCTTCGCCGACTACATGCAGGCCTACGGCCGCGGCGGCATGAAAGCTTTCGCCATCGGCGCCGACGCGCTGATGAACCTCACGCGCTTGTACTGGTACACGGTGGAATTCGGCCTGATCAACACCGACGAGGGCATGCGCATTTATGGCGCCGGCATTGTCAGCTCCAAAGGCGAGTCGATCTACTGCCTGGATTCGCACGCGCCCAACCGCATCGGTTTCGGCCTGGAGCGAGTGATGAGCACGCGCTACCGCATCGATACCTACCAGCAGACCTATTTCGTGATCGACAGCTTCGAGCAGTTGTTCGACGCCACCCGGCCCGACTTCACGCCGATCTACGAAAAGCTCAAGCCGCTAGCCGCGCATGCAGCAGCCGATGTGCTTGAGAGTGACCGCGTATTCAATCGCGGTACGCGCGAAGGGTTTGCGACTGACGCGGATGCGTAG